In a genomic window of Clavelina lepadiformis chromosome 7, kaClaLepa1.1, whole genome shotgun sequence:
- the LOC143465444 gene encoding uncharacterized protein LOC143465444 codes for MQNMNRTLYLVFRSLAGLSFVLYGCMATDFAGERIFPKMHNIFVQMYKDGGYAETIKWKSMNIQVNDDQLRQVFGYISLISGMLLILTDQFQPPCVVMLIVGLLSVYCHVTKNDPLYMICGGLTICLVMIFLLFAKPKIHEKTD; via the exons ATGCAAAACATGAATAGAACATTGTACTTGGTGTTCCGTTCCTTAGCTGGGCTTTCATTTGTGTTGTATGGATGTATGGCCACAGATTTTGCTGGAGAAAGGATTTTCCCAAAGATGCATAACATTTTTGTTCAA ATGTACAAAGATGGTGGTTATGCTGAAACTATAAAATGGAAATCAATGAATATTCAAGTAAATGATGATCAGCTTCGACAAGTTTTTGGTTACATTTCTTTGATTTCAG GCATGCTTTTGATTTTGACGGATCAATTTCAACCACCCTGTGTTGTAATGCTTATTGTGGGATTGCTTTCTGTCTATTGTCATGTCACAAAGAATGATCCCCTTTATATGATATGTGGTGGACTCACTATCTGCTTAGTCATGATTTTTCTGCTCTTTGCAAAGCCAAAAATTCACGAAAAGACAGATTAA
- the LOC143464946 gene encoding phosphatidylglycerophosphatase and protein-tyrosine phosphatase 1-like: MWSKVTKWSFYPTLVYNLFMEKVSSRQWYNRIDDTVILGALPFRSMSENLVQDERVKGIVSLNEDYELDKFVNSKEEWYALGVTQLRLPTVDLIAAPSQTNLKCGVDFIMEHRERLETVYVHCKAGRTRGPTLVACYLMVAYNWTPEKAIGDIINKRPHVWLRQAQIDSIKCFYKENLEPNIPRNPGTFV; this comes from the exons ATGTGGAGTAAAGTTACTAAATGGAGCTTTTATCCTACCTTGgtttacaatttatttatgGAAAAAGTATCAAGCAGACAGTGGTACAATAGAATAGACGACACAGTTATACTCGGAGCTCTACCATTTCGATCGATGAGTGAAAATCTGGTTCAAGATGAACGCGTGAAAGGAATTGTGTCCTTAAATGAAGATTACGAACTAGATAAATTTGTAAACAGCAAAGAAGAATGGTATGCATTGGGAGTTACCCAATTACGTCTTCCAACGGTGGACTTAATTGCAGCACCTTCTCAG ACCAATTTAAAGTGTGGTGTGGATTTTATAATGGAACACCGTGAACGTTTGGAAACCGTTTATGTGCACTGTAAAGCTGGTAGAACCAGAGGACCAACCCTGGTGGCCTGTTACTTAATGGTG GCATACAACTGGACACCTGAAAAGGCGATTGGAGACATAATAAACAAACGGCCTCATGTTTGGCTTCGACAGGCTCAGATTGATTCAATCAAGTGTTTTTATAAAGAGAACCTAGAACCAAATATTCCGCGGAATCCTGGAACGTTTGTATAA
- the LOC143464942 gene encoding nuclear pore complex protein Nup160-like, translating to MPNKIIPQLLRLEVPVYLNEISSELRRCQEIIINEGQADPKFAESCSYPDFGGGEEITKDGDETSTIFWKTHGNTLELFEYSLNADLLHNHFSIVFQNSKVLPGVVVSCTNNHIFILFATTHGAHRIVLGGGQNRNKGLSVLSGLTESTFSASSNNFYFTQLEQVTCFTAGILKCGRQSGGAVFVFGQNSASIAVVKMPLKGQSSLVKLNQSSRISRIWSGINPWASSGADETPFGLAMVNSKNPSAVVACNDCKLRVMSCQTQEYVAQFNLAEYFQDDFQEKEQAQNHKIRSVKNADNDNLLISIYLSIGEDSVFLNFDFNSENNSLHHISTIYCCSETELALRLIDYQVSPSGKLWALWTDTADETSLAVCDINKMIWHDVALSQAPPQEVIVPEEQSVQEYFVKQLFVSGNFSHVSIAKALSIQQRSVVSHRNTTWKLLRDNTIKAINNEVEALLPEDESASETQRAEVELGAWQSFYQSCVQYQQHVCKPLGLTTSSSGNICVVKKEHISYLVPVSSLEAVCRGANPTVCSSSLPEDENLEDLGKLVNCLSLLANILGQEFIDYLLQTLAYHKSPVNAVKESLDTIKEALSERSDHFALEENLANIGDMMSSVRMLLACLEPGVINNEIVGEESADINGDCGIEILCRVIQRYVNDRLQLSMLLLVTSILFDELQDTVPTRVAIYVQAYRAIKWIITTEPETISQNSLESTLHMLSMHDEPTTDVLPSLLIDYYLRNKGGKLMMELLNKPGALNIEMMPTAAATIVQLLWPLGPTMSLLEFLLSKVQFSRLKHYIEQELNTWCDYCPAYTSYLLAHCHLHNGNFDQAVKTFLHGGGKINSEEVHLSRLLQTDEDHDTDLIEIQYYIKILQIFEGLDMHEQVITVATHAISKVNQDDSRLAIFASSVFRHSLALHRHVDAYKAILWNPDPELRKDCLRALVVTLCERKEYKTLVEYPYDDLHEDLVNILEHRARCSDLFNTTHKYYDLLYAFHVYRRNYRRAASTMYEQAWRIGTEQGRYNALNRKHVCLISAVTCLHLVDSDNRWIVHPAITQEVAPVRDSESPKRNHDGTGVEQNSGKQKLVVCEIADIQKEILLVEARLKISAETKDEAASGASMSASETITWLTHAGLYEDAFTIGTEFNISLTSIFQSLATRCVRSSYCANDSQVSSWLSKQDRTTLDDGHSSESDVAWRYLKEFLGKYGKNSGCYRTVLTTLLSYNCTLPAWFVNDYKRLNCPELIRQLICYDYLEKATSLCLEYVDAVMGIGSEYFNITSTLLTTGKQVWLPYNEIEQLLYVLNGMRSQEKYNQLHQLVSAKMEDYFEVAERASTAMVQTYVY from the exons ATGCCTAATAAAATAATTCCTCAGTTGTTACGTTTGGAAGTTCCTGTGTATTTGAATGAGATCAGTTCTGAACTTAGAAGATGCCAAGAAATCATTATAAATGAAG GCCAGGCAGATCCAAAGTTTGCTGAAAGTTGCTCCTACCCAGACTTTGGTGGTGGTGAAGAAATAACGAAAGATGGCGATGAAACATCCACCATATTTTG GAAAACCCATGGAAATACTCTTGAACTATTTGAATATTCTTTGAATGCTGATTTATTACACAATCATTTTAGCattgtatttcaaaattcTAAAGTTCTACCAG gtGTTGTTGTGTCTTGCACAAATAATCATATATTCATTTTGTTTGCTACAACACATGGTGCTCACAGAATTGTCCTGGGTGGCGGCCAAAACAGAAATAAG GGTCTCTCTGTTCTCAGTGGGCTGACAGAGTCCACATTTTCTGCTTCAAGcaacaacttttattttaccCAACTGGAGCAAGTTACTTGCTTTACAGCAGGAATACTGAAATGTGGTCGGCAAAGTGGTGgtgctgtgtttgtttttgGGCAAAACTCCGCTTCAATTGCTGTTGTTAAAATGCCCTTAAAAG GCCAATCAAGCTTGGTAAAATTAAACCAGTCCTCTCGTATATCTCGTATTTGGTCTGGAATTAATCCATGGGCAAGTAGTGGAGCAGATGAAACACCATTTGGTCTTGCAATGGTTAACTCCAAGAATCCCTCTGCAGTTGTAGCATGCAACGATTGTAAACTTCGTGTTATGTCTTGTCAg ACCCAGGAATATGTGGCACAGTTTAATCTTGCTGAATATTTCCAGGATGATTTTCAGGAAAAGGAGCAGG ctcAGAATCACAAGATCAGATCGGTGAAAAACGCTGACAACGACAATCTCCTCATTTCCATTTATTTGTCAATTGGGGAAGATTCTGTATTTCTAAATTTTGAT TTTAATTCAGAAAACAACAGCCTACACCACATATCAACAATCTATTGCTGCAGTGAAACAGAATTAGCTTTACGTTTGATTGATTACCAAGTGTCACCTTCTGGAAAACTGTGGGCTCTCTGGACGGACACAGCTGATGAAACATCACTTGCAGTTTGTGACATCAACAAAATGATATGGCATGATGTTGCACTCAGTCAGGCTCCACCACAAGAG GTTATAGTCCCAGAAGAGCAGTCAGTACAGgagtattttgtaaaacaattgtTTGTATCGGGGAACTTCAGTCACGTAAGCATTGCCAAAGCACTCTCCATTCAACAGAGATCAGTTGTCAGCCACAGGAATACGACTTGGAAGTTACTACGCGATAACACAATAAAAGCAATCAACAATGAG GTTGAAGCACTTTTACCTGAAGATGAAAGTGCAAGTGAAACACAAAGAGCTGAAGTGGAACTAGGAGCGTGGCAATCTTTTTACCAAAGCTGTGTCCAGTATCAGCAGCACGTTTGCAAACCATTGGGCTTGACAACCTCTTCTTCTGGAAATATCTGTGttgtcaaaaaa GAACATATTTCCTATTTGGTGCCAGTATCCAGCTTGGAAGCAGTGTGCCGGGGTGCAAATCCCACCGTGTGTAGTTCTTCTCTACCCGAAG atGAAAACTTAGAAGATCTTGGGAAACTTGTAAATTGTCTTTCTTTGCTTGCCAATATTCTTGGGCAAGAATTTATTGACTATCTTTTACAAACACTAGCTTATCACAAGAGTCCTGTAAATGCTGTTAAGGAATCATTGGACACTATTAAAGAAGCTTTAAG tgagCGATCTGATCATTTTGCATTGGAAGaaaatttagcaaatatcGGAGATATGATGTCATCTGTGCGAATGTTACTTGCTTGTCTTGAGCCAGGCGTGATCAACAATGAAATTG TTGGGGAAGAAAGTGCTGACATAAATGGTGATTGTGGCATAGAAATCTTATGTCGGGTAATACAAAGATATGTTAATGATCGCCTTCAACTTTCTATGTTGCTTCTTGTCACAtctattttgtttgatgaatTGCAAGATACA gttcCAACCAGAGTGGCAATATATGTGCAAGCGTACCGTGCAATTAAGTGGATCATAACTACAGAACCGGAAACTATTTCTCAAAATTCATT GGAAAGCACTCTTCATATGCTTTCAATGCATGATGAACCAACTACAGATGTTTTACCATCCCTACTTATTGACTATTATCTGAGAAACAAAGGTGGAAAATTGATGATGGAATTACTAAACAAACCAGGAGCCCTCAATATTGAAATGATGCCAACTGCAGCTGCGACCATTGTACAACTCCT GTGGCCGCTTGGACCCACCATGTCATTATTGGAATTCCTTCTTTCAAAAGTTCAATTTTCAAGGTTAAAACATTACATTGAACAGGAATTAAATACATGGTGTGATTACTGTCCTGCATACACCTCATACTTGCTTGCACATTGCCATCTTCACAATGGAAACTTTGATCAG GCAGTAAAGACTTTTCTGCACGGTGGTGGGAAAATAAACAGCGAGGAAGTACATTTAAGTAGGTTGCTACAAACAGATGAAGACCATGACACAGATCTAATAGAAATTCAATATTACATAAAG ATCTTGCAAATATTCGAAGGCCTTGACATGCATGAGCAAGTTATTACTGTGGCAACCCATGCTATTAGTAAAGTCAACCAAGATGACTCTCGCTTG GCAATTTTTGCATCTAGTGTATTTCGGCATTCTCTTGCATTGCATCGCCATGTTGATGCTTACAAAGCTATTTTATGGAATCCAGACCCTGAGCTGAGAAAG GATTGTCTACGTGCTTTGGTGGTCACATTGTGTGAACGAAAAGAATACAAGACACTTGTTGAATATCCCTATGATGATCTTCATGAGGAT CTTGTGAACATTTTGGAGCACCGAGCTCGTTGCAGTGACCTTTTTAACACAACCCACAAATATTATGATCTGCTGTATGCTTTTCATGTCTACAGAAGAAACTATAGAAGAG cTGCAAGCACGATGTATGAGCAAGCATGGAGAATTGGAACAGAGCAGGGACGTTACAATGCTCTAAATCGAAAACATGTTTGTCTGATCTCAGCTGTGACATGCTTGCATTTAGTGGATTCTGATAATCGCTGGATTGTACATCCTGCAATAACCCAAGAGGTTGCCCCT GTGAGAGACAGTGAATCACCAAAGCGCAATCATGATGGAACAGGGGTAGAACAAAACTCAG GTAAACAAAAACTGGTGGTTTGTGAAATTGCTGACATTcaaaaggaaattttattggtgGAAGCAAGACTGAAAATCTCAGCTGAAACTAAA GATGAAGCTGCTAGTGGTGCATCTATGTCTGCCTCAGAAACTATAACATGGTTAACCCATGCTGGCTTGTATGAAGATGCATTTACCATAGGAACAGAATTTAACATTTCTCTTACAAGCATATTCCAATCTTTGGCCACAAG ATGTGTTCGTTCATCTTATTGTGCTAATGATTCACAAGTATCATCATGGTTGAGCAAGCAAGACAGAACCACCTTGGATGATGGCCATTCAAGCGAATCGGATGTTGCATGGAGATATTTAAAAGAATTCCTGGGAAAATATGGCAAAAACAGTGGCTGTTACAGAACTGTACTTACCACACTTCTCAGTTATAACTGCACATTACCTGCTTGGTTTGTTAATGACTATAAG AGACTGAACTGTCCTGAGCTAATTCGCCAGTTAATATGCTACGATTACTTGGAAAAAGCCACCAGCCTATGTTTGGAATATGTTGATGCAGTCATGGGTATTGGATCAGAGTATTTCAATATCACA AGTACTCTGCTCACCACTGGCAAGCAAGTGTGGCTTCCGTACAACGAAATTGAACAATTGCTGTATGTACTTAATGGGATGAGATCCCAAGAAAAATACAACCAG TTGCACCAGCTTGTTTCAGCAAAAATGGAGGATTACTTTGAAGTGGCTGAACGAGCATCAACGGCCATGGTTCAAACTTATGTCTACTGA
- the LOC143464944 gene encoding rRNA methyltransferase 3, mitochondrial-like produces MTYWSTSKLLFVFFGLPRTPVRLKKNIMYRKSYDMFTSEEYQQQLKKPKRIKLAKPVALPKPKVSFKEIIPDDFSKLKYKKLSNIPGNVFNKIIYGVRTSSYRDNLNICLLNGTALISEAIKAGCPVSSIYFNRLQKLEALPFDILRKTHLTHYPDRLLKDFPGKVCDGVFALACKQDAKVRQKIVDRRSAAERKREFSMIPLTLVCNSISESEEMGKVLQAAANTGCKQVYLLENNIDIWGTEVLNAAFGAHFKIPIISNISWNKLEKLVGSQHVYFPSPNSNEIKLADFSPKDEIADHSKSENFINMLERESSKGTLPADMEEDVLSNTVIPSEPYDQVDFCQPNIVIVGKVDVDVFYLAVKARGKDSKSCGINVSTALTEDHSSVLTQTNVLLYEARRQKMKRK; encoded by the exons ATGACATATTGGAGTACTTctaaactgttatttgttttctttggtctTCCAAGAACACCGGTTAGACTGAAGAAAAACATTATGTATCGTAAAAGTTATGACATGTTTACCAGTGAAGAATATCAACAACAGTTAAAGAAACCAAAACGGATCAAACTTGCAAAACCTGTTGCATTACCAAAACCTAAGGTGTCATTCAAAGAAATCATTCCAGATGATTTTTCGaaactaaaatataaaaaactaaGTAACATTCCTGGAAATGTATTTAACAAAATCATCTATGGTGTGAGAACCTCTTCATACAGGGACAATCTTAACATATGTTTACTGAACGGTACTGCACTGATATCTGAAGCAATCAAAGCAGGGTGCCCAGTATCaagcatttattttaatagatTACAGAAACTTGAG GCTCTGCCATTTGATATTCTACGCAAGACTCATCTCACACACTATCCTGATCGCTTGCTAAAAGATTTTCCAGGGAAAGTATGTGATGGAGTTTTTGCACTTGCGTGTAAGCAAGATGCAAAAGTACGGCAAAAAATTGTTGATAG GAGAAGTGCTGCAGAAAGGAAGAGAGAATTTAGCATGATTCCTCTTACTTTGGTGTGCAACAGCATCTCAGAAAGTGAAGAAATGGGAAAAGTACTACAAGCTGCTGCTAATACAGGCTGCAAACAG GTTTATTTGTTGGAAAATAATATTGACATATGGGGAACGGAAGTACTCAATGCAGCCTTCGGGGCACATTTTAAAATACCAatcatttcaaacatttcatgGAATAAGTTGGAAAAACTGGTAGGGAGCCAACATGTCTATTTTCCTTCACCAAATagcaatgaaataaaacttgcgGATTTTTCACCAAAAGATGAAATTGCAGATCACAGCAAAAGTGAAAA TTTTATTAACATGCTGGAAAGGGAGAGCAGTAAAGGAACCTTACCTGCGGATATGGAAGAGGATGTTTTGTCGAATACCGTCATACCATCAGAACCATATGATCAAGTTGACTTTTGCCAaccaaatattgttattgtcGGCAAAGTAGATGTagatgttttttatttggcAGTAAAGGCTAGAGGGAAAGATAGCAAGTCATGCGGGATTAATGTATCGACAGCATTGACAGAAGACCATTCTAGCGTACTTACgcaaacaaatgttttactaTATGAAGCCAGAAGGCAAAAGATGAAACgtaaataa
- the LOC143464943 gene encoding inositol polyphosphate 5-phosphatase OCRL-like isoform X2: MDFASFEGATGQNAVTSKLLGQREELMQLFMTKRQDDYTSRKPFRLFAGTWNVNGQYPPDSLIEWTAYDKDPPDIYVIGFQELDLSKEAFVFAESSREDEWRKIAEVSLHPKAEYYLVKLVRLVGMMLLVFAMKRHQNHITEVMSHHVGTGLLGKMGNKGGVGVRFNIHSSSICVVNSHLAAHAEEVQRRNQDYADICARMRFSDAYGQSPRTIFQHDVVVWLGDLNYRIEKMLPDMVKECIDVGNYKLLKENDQLLCQLREGNVFKNFEEGEIKFRPTYKYNPGTDVWDTSEKCRAPAWCDRVLWKETAVLSRSTIKNSKKVPKTMTLKEYRSHGALKISDHKPVSASFGMDVKVINKEKYRVVYEEEIRRLDKMENDYLPSMTLSSHTVEFGDVMFQQAVLQSVELHNTGQVPCHFEFIGKFGDNTYCKPWLTISKPKGFVMPDEKLAIEFEVYVNRITASSLNIGSEKLEDILILHLVGGKDFFITLNGKYIASCFGSSLEALCRMKDPIQQVDQKLLLKWSKISVQDAIDSESSDEHTLQVPKELWWILDYLYHHARSQPDLFQQPGLHHELQEIQKCLDSQVPVTKGLNSLPGSSHSSAEALLVFLEALPEPVIPFCYYQQCLDVHSNLQHSKELLKTMPVHHRNVFNYLIAFLQELPKYEDKNGLSVHLIATIFAGLILRPQQRKSGIEARIEREKSIVFVERYLMNNLEEL, translated from the exons ACTATTTGCTGGTACTTGGAACGTTAATGGTCAGTATCCACCTGATTCATTGATTGAGTGGACAGCCTATGACAAAGATCCCCCTGACATTTATGTTATTGG GTTTCAGGAATTAGATCTGAGTAAAGAAGCTTTTGTCTTTGCGGAGTCATCCAGGGAAGATGAATGGCGGAAAATCGCCGAAGTATCTCTGCATCCTAAAGCAGAATACTATTTG GTTAAATTGGTGCGTTTAGTTGGAATGATGTTGCTTGTATTTGCAATGAAGAGACATCAAAATCATATAACGGAAGTTATGTCACATCACGTTGGAACAGGCCTGCTAGGCAAAATG GGCAACAAGGGTGGTGTTGGGGTACGATTTAACATCCACAGTTCTAGTATTTGTGTTGTGAACTCACATCTTGCAGCTCACGCAGAGGAAGTGCAGAGAAGAAATCAAGATTACGCAGACATTTGTGCTCGGATGAGGTTTTCTGATGCTTACGGACAGTCTCCCCGTACCATATTTCAACACGa TGTTGTTGTATGGCTGGGCGATCTAAATTATCGAATAGAAAAAATGCTACCAGACATGGTGAAAGAGTGTATTGATGTTGGCAATTATAAACTATTAAAGGAGAATGATCAG CTCCTTTGTCAACTTCGTGAAGgcaatgtatttaaaaatttcgaAGAAGGGGAAATAAAATTTCGTCCCACATATAAGTACAATCCTGGCACAGATGTTTGGGATACAAGTGAAAAATGCCGAGCACCTGCTTGGTGTGATAGAGTGTTATGGAAAGAGACAGCTGTATTGAGCCGCAGCACCATTAAAAATT cTAAGAAAGTCCCAAAAACTATGACACTTAAGGAATACAGATCACACGGGGCATTAAAGATTAGTGACCATAAGCCTGTCAGTGCTTCATTTGGGATGGAT GTAAAAGTCATCAACAAAGAGAAGTACCGTGTGGTGTATGAGGAGGAGATTCGTAGACTGGACAAGATGGAAAATGATTACCTACCTAGCATGACGCTTAGTTCTCATACT GTTGAATTTGGTGATGTAATGTTTCAACAAGCTGTGCTGCAATCTGTCGAACTTCATAACACTGGTCAAGTTCCCTGTCACTTTGAATTTATCGGAAAATTTGGTGATAACACCTATTGTAAGCCATGGCTGACCATATCGAAGCCTAAGGGATTTGTCATGCCTG ATGAGAAGTTGGCAATTGAATTTGAAGTATACGTGAACAGAATCACAGCGTCGTCATTGAATATAGGCTCCGAGAAACTTGAAGATATTTTAATACTGCACCTTGTTGGCG GCAAAGATTTCTTCATAACCTTAAATGGTAAATACATTGCAAGTTGCTTTGGAAGTTCTTTAGAAGCTTTATGCAGAATGAAGGATCCTATTCAACAAGTTGATCAAAAATTGCTATTAAAATGG aGCAAAATATCAGTCCAAGATGCAATTGATTCAGAATCTTCTGATGAACACACTTTGCAAGTGCCAAAAGAATTGTGGTGGATTTTGGATTACCTCTATCATCACGCACGTAGCCAA CCTGATCTATTTCAACAACCTGGCTTGCATCATGAGCTGCAAGAAATCCAGAAGTGTCTTGACTCGCAAGTACCTGTAACCAAAGGATTAAATTCACTCCCTGGTTCAAGCCATTCATCAGCAGAAGCTTTACTTGTTTTTCTTGAAGCTCTGCCAGAACCTGTTATACCATTTTGTTATTATCAACAATGCTTGGACGTCCACAGCAATTTACAGCACAGTAAAGAA TTGTTAAAGACAATGCCTGTTCATCACCGTAACGTCTTCAACTATTTAATTGCCTTTCTTCAAGAGTTGCCAAAATACGAAGATAAAAATGGGCTTAGCGTTCACCTCATAG CAACAATATTTGCGGGCTTGATACTACGACCTCAGCAAAGAAAGAGTGGAATTGAAGCGAGAATTGAAAGAGAGAAAAGTATTGTTTTCGTAGAAAGATATCTTATGAATAACTTGGAAGAGTTATGA